In the genome of Pediococcus claussenii ATCC BAA-344, one region contains:
- a CDS encoding preprotein translocase subunit SecY, protein MLNRLRNNDLFIRILFTMMMIALMELGRHIAIPFLDPQGMKDVLKENQLLQNLSTTTGGQVNYPSLFSIGLAPYMTGMIMFQAIKLLDIDSIKKMSEYQSGMTQRGITFVLACLQSFQLVYLVRQHITKSSYQIFGFDANAVSALVILVTGSMLVAWMADMTVDRGMGGAGILIFPGIFEAMPRSLINGQGLGTGFLELTPTILIVFAISVVVVLFSTLFLNKSELRIPLQRPMIENDFSESYVPIKVLAAGGMPFMFSSALFMIPGYIATLGTNQSYAEFVSNYLNFNNPIGIAIYCGIIVLLGYAFSLMNFRPEDTAKTLKESGDYFFGVVPGKQTQSYLTKRLMVLSTFANIFFVVVIGAPLVIGMYIDGIANFSFVFSNILILVTILDNILDQAKVLYLRTQYNLMEL, encoded by the coding sequence ATGTTAAACAGATTAAGAAATAACGACTTATTTATTCGAATATTATTTACAATGATGATGATTGCCTTGATGGAGCTTGGAAGACACATTGCAATTCCTTTTTTAGACCCGCAGGGAATGAAGGATGTACTGAAAGAAAACCAGTTGCTTCAGAATCTCTCAACCACAACTGGTGGACAGGTTAATTATCCATCCCTATTTTCAATTGGTTTGGCGCCTTATATGACGGGGATGATCATGTTTCAGGCAATCAAGTTATTGGATATTGATAGTATTAAAAAAATGTCTGAGTACCAGTCAGGAATGACTCAGAGGGGTATTACCTTTGTGTTAGCATGTTTGCAGTCTTTTCAATTGGTTTACCTAGTGCGACAGCACATTACTAAGTCAAGTTATCAGATCTTTGGTTTTGATGCGAACGCGGTGAGTGCACTTGTGATTCTTGTAACGGGTTCCATGCTTGTTGCCTGGATGGCTGATATGACGGTGGATCGTGGAATGGGTGGAGCTGGTATTCTGATTTTCCCTGGAATTTTCGAAGCAATGCCACGATCGCTTATTAACGGACAAGGTCTTGGAACAGGTTTTCTTGAATTAACGCCAACAATTTTAATCGTTTTCGCGATTTCGGTAGTGGTGGTATTATTTTCAACGCTGTTTTTGAACAAGTCAGAACTCAGGATACCATTACAGCGACCGATGATTGAAAATGATTTTTCAGAATCATATGTGCCAATTAAAGTACTAGCGGCTGGGGGTATGCCGTTTATGTTTTCCTCGGCTTTATTCATGATCCCGGGGTACATTGCAACCCTTGGAACCAATCAGAGTTACGCCGAATTTGTATCGAACTATTTGAACTTCAACAACCCGATTGGAATTGCAATATATTGTGGGATCATCGTCTTATTAGGGTACGCTTTTAGTTTGATGAATTTTCGACCAGAAGATACGGCTAAAACCCTGAAAGAATCAGGCGACTACTTCTTTGGTGTTGTTCCAGGAAAGCAGACTCAAAGTTATTTAACGAAACGTTTGATGGTGTTATCCACATTTGCAAATATCTTTTTTGTGGTTGTAATTGGAGCACCTTTAGTAATCGGAATGTATATTGATGGGATTGCTAACTTCTCGTTTGTTTTTTCAAATATTTTGATTCTGGTTACAATTTTAGATAATATTTTGGATCAGGCGAAAGTGCTTTACCTAAGGACGCAATACAATTTAATGGAGCTTTAA
- the secA2 gene encoding accessory Sec system translocase SecA2, with product MQFDLNDFKLRRFRKITKQIIDLDGEYQKLSDNQLRDKTASLRKRFADGETLDSLLVEAYATVREADFRVLSMRPFDVQVLGAVVLFFGNVAEMKTGEGKTLTATMPMYLNGLRGPGNFLVTANEYLANRDADEIGKVYEWLGLTVASGVPEDDKTDKKAIYKNDIVYTTNSELGFQYLMDNLVDESSDKAIQRLDYALVDEVDSVLLDLAQTPLIISGAPRVQSNLFTSTDRIVKNLEEDVDFEMSEDTKNVWFTETGIKNIERYLGIKGLIQRKWSDLYRHLVIALRANHLLKKNIDYVIENGEVLLLDAENGRELTGMKLEAGMHQALEAKENVKITAQTRAMASVTLQNFFNMFKRISGMTGTATSATREFMDVYHLPVLKIPTHKPNQRIDHVDEVYVDMEEKLTATLDMIEKAHNIKRPVLIETGSVSLSRLFSRALLSRGIVHNVLNAQSASKEALIVADAGQPGAVTVATSMAGRGTDIKLGPGVAQKGGLLVIGTERMDNKRVDNQLRGRAGRQGDPGESIFLVSLDDKVVIENGPDWVEKERLRLEEDEKEGRRKAGSTISNRRNRRVVNYSQKSADTSSSDGRKQAVKMDDILRIQRGIVYKFRDEILGSQELGNMVLQILQNMLTEYVKRDDLTEAKVIDFITNNINYDFVYNPQKPINLNDRENLKEYLTQVGTDAWKKQQSWIDSDFKKYYLERLSILKALDSAWIEQVDNLQQLKVVVRNRSTGQHNPTYEYEMEAKISFEKMKRLFWRKVLDNIMLSQLSVQVDGSIKVEFP from the coding sequence GTGCAATTTGATTTAAACGACTTTAAATTACGAAGATTTCGTAAGATTACCAAGCAAATTATTGATCTAGATGGTGAATATCAAAAGCTTTCAGATAACCAATTGCGTGATAAAACGGCATCGTTACGCAAACGATTTGCAGATGGGGAGACGCTAGATAGTTTGCTGGTGGAGGCATATGCTACTGTTCGAGAGGCGGATTTCAGAGTACTATCGATGCGCCCCTTTGATGTACAAGTTTTAGGTGCTGTTGTGCTATTCTTTGGAAATGTCGCCGAAATGAAAACTGGCGAAGGTAAAACATTAACTGCAACGATGCCAATGTATTTGAATGGCCTTCGAGGACCAGGGAATTTTTTGGTGACGGCAAATGAGTATTTGGCGAACCGTGATGCGGATGAAATTGGTAAGGTGTATGAATGGCTAGGACTTACCGTTGCGTCGGGGGTGCCAGAAGATGATAAAACTGATAAAAAGGCAATTTATAAAAACGATATTGTCTATACAACTAACAGCGAACTTGGATTTCAATACTTAATGGATAATCTGGTGGATGAATCAAGCGATAAGGCAATCCAAAGGCTGGATTACGCACTGGTAGATGAGGTTGATTCAGTATTGCTAGATTTGGCACAAACCCCCTTAATTATTTCTGGGGCGCCCCGCGTTCAATCTAACTTGTTTACTTCAACTGATCGCATTGTGAAGAACCTTGAAGAAGATGTCGACTTTGAAATGAGTGAGGATACTAAAAACGTCTGGTTTACCGAAACCGGAATTAAAAATATTGAACGTTACTTGGGAATTAAAGGGTTGATTCAGCGGAAATGGAGTGATCTATACCGGCATCTCGTCATCGCTTTAAGGGCGAATCATTTGTTGAAGAAAAATATCGACTATGTAATTGAAAATGGCGAAGTACTGCTGCTCGATGCTGAAAATGGTCGTGAATTAACTGGAATGAAACTTGAAGCAGGTATGCACCAGGCTCTTGAAGCTAAGGAAAATGTAAAAATAACTGCTCAAACCCGTGCAATGGCGTCAGTTACTCTACAAAATTTTTTCAACATGTTCAAAAGAATTTCCGGAATGACTGGGACGGCGACTTCCGCTACGAGAGAATTTATGGACGTCTACCATTTACCAGTATTAAAGATTCCAACTCATAAACCGAATCAACGGATTGATCATGTCGATGAAGTTTACGTTGATATGGAAGAAAAATTAACGGCAACGCTCGATATGATTGAAAAAGCACACAATATTAAACGCCCAGTCTTGATTGAAACTGGTTCAGTTTCGCTATCACGTTTATTTTCACGAGCATTACTGTCTCGGGGCATTGTGCATAATGTGTTAAATGCACAAAGCGCGTCGAAAGAGGCTTTAATTGTTGCTGATGCGGGACAACCGGGTGCCGTGACGGTTGCAACTTCGATGGCGGGCCGGGGAACGGATATTAAGCTGGGTCCGGGTGTTGCCCAAAAGGGTGGATTATTGGTTATTGGCACGGAACGAATGGATAATAAACGTGTTGATAACCAGTTACGCGGAAGGGCTGGACGCCAAGGTGATCCTGGCGAAAGCATCTTTTTAGTTTCGCTGGATGACAAGGTGGTAATTGAAAATGGCCCTGACTGGGTTGAAAAAGAGCGGTTGCGTCTTGAAGAGGATGAAAAAGAAGGACGCCGAAAGGCTGGATCCACAATTAGTAACCGAAGGAATAGGCGGGTAGTTAATTACTCGCAAAAATCCGCGGATACATCTTCGTCAGACGGACGTAAGCAGGCGGTTAAGATGGATGATATTCTCCGAATTCAACGTGGAATTGTGTATAAATTTCGTGATGAAATCCTTGGTAGTCAGGAACTTGGAAATATGGTTTTGCAAATTTTGCAGAACATGCTAACCGAGTACGTAAAAAGGGATGACTTAACGGAAGCAAAGGTTATTGATTTTATTACCAATAACATCAATTATGATTTTGTATATAATCCGCAGAAACCGATCAATTTAAATGATCGTGAAAACCTAAAAGAATATTTAACGCAGGTTGGAACTGACGCTTGGAAAAAACAACAAAGCTGGATTGATTCTGATTTTAAAAAATACTATCTTGAACGACTCTCGATTCTAAAGGCTCTAGATTCAGCTTGGATTGAGCAAGTTGATAACTTACAGCAGCTAAAGGTAGTTGTACGTAATCGGAGTACTGGACAGCATAATCCAACTTATGAGTACGAGATGGAAGCTAAAATTTCATTTGAAAAAATGAAGCGCCTTTTTTGGCGAAAAGTATTAGACAATATTATGTTGTCACAATTAAGCGTACAAGTAGATGGCTCAATTAAGGTGGAATTTCCATAA
- the asp3 gene encoding accessory Sec system protein Asp3, translating to MMDSSFVIYWGRSLQDTYNYGSVVRFKQNEVHFSNPQLSPGFKMHSWSSQNDFVDGALWENLPLLKSGTEYQVVIDAQIKPANSVHIQLDFFDESNELIDEQIFADQNFRFTVPMHTKRYQISLVSLNNQEMIFKNMTINPTFNDFEITVQTSGTKRVIIKPLNGKARTIEIILRDRFLESGSYIGANNQLTVYFEYNGRHKYSVETLSTECWQALQDVVLDWDAYDVQVKTIGVSSQLLMALQGEIAKKLMKKGEH from the coding sequence ATGATGGATAGCAGCTTTGTAATATATTGGGGGCGCAGTCTCCAAGACACGTATAACTATGGATCAGTGGTGCGTTTTAAACAAAACGAAGTTCATTTTTCAAACCCACAGTTGAGTCCGGGATTCAAAATGCACTCTTGGAGTTCCCAGAATGACTTTGTAGATGGGGCTCTTTGGGAGAATTTACCTTTATTAAAGAGTGGAACCGAGTATCAAGTTGTAATTGATGCTCAAATTAAGCCTGCTAACTCAGTCCATATCCAGTTAGACTTTTTTGATGAAAGTAATGAATTGATTGATGAACAAATATTTGCGGATCAAAATTTTAGGTTTACGGTTCCGATGCACACTAAAAGATACCAAATCAGCTTAGTTAGCTTAAATAACCAGGAAATGATTTTTAAAAACATGACAATCAATCCTACCTTTAATGATTTTGAAATTACGGTTCAGACTTCTGGAACTAAACGAGTTATTATTAAACCGTTAAATGGTAAAGCTAGAACAATTGAAATTATTTTACGGGATCGTTTTTTGGAAAGTGGTTCATATATTGGCGCAAATAATCAGTTAACGGTTTATTTTGAATATAATGGGCGCCATAAGTATAGCGTTGAAACTCTCAGTACTGAGTGCTGGCAGGCATTACAGGATGTTGTGCTTGATTGGGATGCCTATGATGTGCAAGTCAAGACGATTGGTGTGAGTTCGCAACTTTTAATGGCATTGCAGGGCGAAATTGCCAAAAAATTAATGAAAAAGGGTGAACATTAA
- a CDS encoding GRP family sugar transporter → MSILIALVPAIMWGSIGLVSGRLGGSAPQQTMGMTMGAVVFALVTLVIYHPTLDGKIWIAGLISGLFWAVGQFNQFTSMKHIGVSKTVPISTGLQLAGNALAGVLIWHEWTSGHMIVVGTIAVIALIIGAVFTSLRDKTDTAAQNKNENMSAGIRALAISTFGYIGYTLVVRFANVDAKAIIFPQAIGMLIGAFLFVLASKEQSQILKRPTFMNIITGLIWGIGNIFMFMAIPEVGLAISYSLAQAGIVISTFGSIWLLGEHKTHREMQYVILGSVLIIVGSTLLATLK, encoded by the coding sequence ATGAGTATTTTAATTGCCTTAGTACCCGCAATTATGTGGGGGAGTATCGGCCTTGTTAGTGGTCGATTAGGAGGAAGTGCGCCTCAACAAACAATGGGGATGACAATGGGTGCGGTTGTATTTGCTCTTGTCACATTAGTAATTTATCACCCAACTCTGGATGGTAAGATTTGGATTGCAGGTTTGATTTCAGGATTGTTTTGGGCCGTTGGTCAGTTTAACCAATTCACTTCTATGAAACATATTGGGGTCTCAAAGACTGTGCCAATCTCAACTGGACTTCAGTTAGCTGGGAACGCCTTAGCGGGAGTTTTGATTTGGCATGAGTGGACATCCGGTCATATGATCGTTGTTGGAACAATTGCTGTAATTGCTTTGATCATTGGTGCGGTATTTACATCATTGAGAGATAAGACCGATACAGCTGCTCAGAATAAAAATGAGAATATGTCAGCAGGAATTAGAGCATTAGCAATTTCAACTTTTGGTTACATTGGGTATACTTTGGTAGTGCGTTTTGCCAATGTTGACGCTAAAGCTATTATTTTTCCACAGGCGATTGGTATGTTGATTGGTGCTTTCTTGTTTGTCCTTGCTTCAAAGGAACAGTCTCAGATTCTAAAACGTCCAACGTTTATGAATATTATTACTGGCTTAATTTGGGGAATTGGAAATATTTTCATGTTCATGGCGATTCCGGAGGTTGGACTAGCAATTAGTTATTCTCTAGCTCAAGCCGGTATTGTTATCTCAACATTTGGTAGTATTTGGCTATTAGGGGAGCACAAAACGCATCGTGAAATGCAGTATGTAATTCTCGGATCGGTCCTAATTATTGTTGGATCAACATTGCTAGCAACTTTAAAGTAA
- the asp1 gene encoding accessory Sec system glycosyltransferase Asp1 yields the protein MYYFIPNWENEVREVTNDVITNMIDMFNDHQEPVEIMVLRFSPQLQHFLNANDLLEGQLWSVWDEILGIKRSSGMPLSVNDLEFPADSKVIYSRYSIFVEVNSKRFATIDMSTEGYVRSVSFDPDEDGVYAIETYDDRGFKILTETFNKEKKLVQKDWWNELGEAILREHDNRLQVLGQSKRFLKHDYQSEDQVILEFVKKHFKDRLSDDDQILASADRSFQKVLGQLSESYAVNLLLDNVLISKYPDYDWGQLAKYGSRIFTESPEVYQSIIKKVDPALVPQFKQAMFGYTDLLLGNSNEEPRLIIYWKLGENTLKNDEDEAISVFLRKILDREEIGLTIEIDSVAHADRIADEFTDKINKEFDDVDLQYYPARTIMESLDSDKINSQLEAVVKNIQEKIKEQDPESDDFKLPDVDRLVTILLNINIRVKPQLHQIEKDLDTARLIVDFGKPIDDLTQLRAISFGIPVILTAESMVIKNKKNGWTISGKQSLDDGLDYYLNSLQHWNESLVYSVALLNQFGAANQINWWKEQLQNGTSV from the coding sequence GTGTATTACTTTATACCAAACTGGGAAAACGAAGTTAGAGAAGTCACAAATGATGTGATTACTAATATGATTGATATGTTCAACGACCACCAAGAACCAGTTGAAATTATGGTTCTAAGATTTAGCCCTCAGTTGCAACACTTTCTAAATGCAAATGATCTTCTTGAAGGGCAGTTGTGGAGTGTTTGGGATGAGATATTGGGGATTAAGCGGTCAAGTGGGATGCCATTATCGGTAAATGATTTGGAATTTCCTGCCGACTCTAAGGTAATCTATTCGAGGTATTCGATCTTTGTTGAAGTGAATTCAAAGCGTTTTGCAACGATTGATATGTCAACGGAAGGTTACGTTCGAAGTGTGAGTTTTGATCCGGACGAAGATGGCGTTTATGCCATCGAAACATATGATGATCGGGGCTTTAAAATCTTGACTGAAACCTTTAACAAGGAGAAAAAATTAGTCCAAAAAGATTGGTGGAATGAACTTGGTGAAGCAATTCTAAGGGAGCATGACAATCGACTTCAGGTTTTGGGGCAATCAAAGCGATTTTTAAAACATGACTATCAAAGTGAGGATCAAGTTATACTCGAGTTTGTTAAAAAGCACTTTAAGGATAGACTATCTGATGATGATCAAATTTTGGCAAGTGCTGACCGGTCCTTTCAAAAAGTCTTGGGACAGCTATCTGAGTCCTATGCGGTTAACCTATTATTAGATAATGTCTTAATATCCAAGTATCCGGATTATGATTGGGGACAGTTGGCAAAATATGGCAGTAGAATCTTTACTGAAAGTCCAGAAGTTTACCAATCGATTATAAAGAAGGTTGATCCGGCGCTTGTACCACAGTTCAAGCAGGCTATGTTTGGTTATACTGACCTATTACTTGGAAATAGTAATGAGGAGCCACGCTTGATTATTTACTGGAAGTTAGGCGAAAACACTTTAAAAAATGATGAAGATGAGGCTATATCAGTCTTTTTACGCAAAATATTGGATCGTGAGGAGATTGGGTTAACAATTGAAATCGATTCTGTCGCACACGCGGACCGGATTGCTGACGAGTTCACAGACAAAATTAACAAAGAATTTGATGATGTAGATCTGCAATATTATCCGGCACGTACTATCATGGAAAGCTTGGATTCTGATAAGATCAATAGTCAATTAGAAGCAGTGGTCAAAAACATTCAGGAAAAAATTAAAGAGCAGGATCCAGAGAGCGATGATTTTAAACTACCAGATGTTGACCGGTTAGTGACGATACTTTTGAACATTAATATTCGGGTTAAACCCCAATTACATCAAATTGAAAAAGATTTGGATACAGCCAGGTTAATAGTTGATTTTGGGAAACCTATAGACGATTTAACTCAACTGCGGGCAATAAGTTTTGGAATTCCTGTTATATTAACGGCCGAAAGCATGGTTATTAAGAATAAAAAAAATGGGTGGACTATTTCAGGTAAACAGTCGTTAGATGATGGATTAGATTACTATTTGAATTCGTTGCAGCATTGGAATGAATCACTGGTTTACAGTGTGGCGCTGTTAAATCAATTTGGAGCTGCAAATCAAATTAATTGGTGGAAGGAGCAACTGCAAAATGGCACGTCTGTCTAG
- the asp2 gene encoding accessory Sec system protein Asp2 — MARLSRILILGPQIDRLDSLLNGTFRVVGVTETDFAQIKIKQESLFDANKRLNSAYRNDLFFIRDEKYLTLANLNYLRELPANQIIFDQNTSIADDQLKQLFDLKNAQFVDSSDTDDLANELRRHFFSGQLGYKFEMDSIEISPEFAGVVEQVGHNYLQIEADASDDWVEVLNWRLPIPIAKLTDWDIWIENQVLNADTIVDFQIRLIGPETGRTYYQKSVGLAELSKRHTISVAEEGGFASIKLRLKGSNPSIKIGNVHLRQARNGRGEMMIGGNYISDKQNLDDQVLYYFDAADMKPPLNVYFSGFRPGEGYEGVFMMRSLQAPTLIFSDPRLLGGAFYLGSAHFEQKIVDVIKKTVQRLGFKPNEVILSGLSVGTFAAMYYSSKMQVDWVIVGKPLANVGVIASNERINRQDDFPTSLDLVLGMTGGVSPENMATANQRFWQSFKSQDYSHTGFVFSYMYNDDYDGKAFGQLSKYLHEHEPFARVRHKGLVGRHNDDTNGIVNWYLRQYRDILSNEYGREFGDVQ, encoded by the coding sequence ATGGCACGTCTGTCTAGAATATTGATTTTGGGACCACAAATTGATCGGCTTGACTCCCTCCTGAATGGGACGTTTAGAGTTGTAGGGGTGACAGAAACTGATTTTGCACAAATTAAAATTAAGCAAGAATCACTTTTTGACGCAAATAAAAGATTAAACAGTGCTTATCGAAATGATCTGTTCTTTATTCGAGATGAAAAATACCTAACGTTGGCGAATTTAAATTATTTGCGGGAACTGCCTGCTAATCAGATTATTTTTGATCAAAACACTTCAATCGCGGATGATCAGTTAAAACAACTTTTTGACTTGAAAAATGCTCAATTTGTTGATTCATCTGATACAGATGACTTGGCTAATGAGCTAAGACGCCATTTTTTTAGCGGTCAACTTGGTTATAAATTTGAGATGGACTCAATTGAAATTAGTCCTGAGTTTGCTGGTGTCGTTGAACAGGTTGGACATAACTACTTACAGATTGAGGCTGATGCAAGTGATGATTGGGTAGAGGTGCTCAATTGGCGATTACCGATTCCGATTGCCAAACTAACTGATTGGGATATTTGGATTGAAAATCAAGTTTTGAATGCAGATACAATTGTAGATTTTCAGATTAGACTAATTGGCCCGGAGACGGGACGAACGTACTATCAAAAATCAGTCGGATTAGCGGAGTTATCTAAACGCCATACCATTTCAGTCGCCGAAGAAGGTGGCTTTGCAAGTATAAAGCTCCGTCTGAAAGGGAGTAATCCTTCAATTAAGATTGGCAATGTTCACTTACGCCAGGCACGAAATGGTCGCGGTGAAATGATGATAGGTGGTAACTATATATCAGATAAGCAGAATTTAGATGATCAGGTTCTTTATTATTTTGATGCTGCTGACATGAAGCCACCATTAAACGTCTATTTTAGTGGATTCCGACCCGGCGAAGGATACGAAGGGGTCTTCATGATGAGATCACTACAAGCGCCCACGCTTATTTTCAGTGATCCTCGTCTTTTAGGTGGTGCGTTTTACCTAGGAAGTGCTCATTTCGAACAAAAAATTGTGGATGTGATTAAGAAGACCGTTCAAAGGCTTGGTTTTAAACCAAATGAGGTGATTTTATCAGGCTTGTCAGTGGGGACTTTTGCAGCGATGTATTATTCTTCCAAGATGCAGGTGGATTGGGTAATTGTTGGTAAGCCATTAGCAAATGTGGGAGTAATCGCTTCAAATGAACGGATCAATCGGCAGGACGATTTTCCTACATCATTAGACCTTGTATTGGGAATGACTGGAGGAGTGAGTCCCGAAAATATGGCAACTGCAAATCAACGTTTTTGGCAGAGTTTTAAGTCCCAGGATTATTCGCATACTGGCTTTGTATTTTCGTATATGTATAATGATGACTACGATGGGAAGGCTTTTGGTCAGTTATCAAAGTATTTACACGAACACGAGCCATTTGCTCGGGTGCGTCATAAGGGGTTAGTTGGACGTCATAACGATGATACCAACGGAATTGTTAATTGGTACCTGCGACAGTACCGAGATATTTTAAGCAACGAATACGGTCGTGAGTTTGGAGACGTACAATGA
- a CDS encoding iron-containing alcohol dehydrogenase: MERSYDFLMPSVNFFGPGVIKKVGERAKTLGMKKPIIVTDKFLEGLDGGAVQQATDSLKKAGIDFVIYNGVEPNPKVRNIQEVKKLYQESGADSLITIGGGSAHDTGKGAGIILTNGDDITKLAGIETLDNPLPPLIAVNTTAGTGSELTRHAVITNEETHLKFVVVSWRNIPLVSFNDPTLMLDVPKSLTAATGMDAFVQAIEPYVSVDHNPITDSQCIEAIKLIETSLREAVANGHNLEARTKMVEAEMLAGMAFNNANLGYVHAMAHQLGGQYDAPHGVCCALLLPYVEKFNLIADPQRFADLATFMGENTEGLSTRDAAELSIKAMKQMSEDVGIPRSIKEIGAKPEDFELMAENALKDGNAFSNPRKGTKEDIIKIFQAAYDAE, translated from the coding sequence ATGGAGCGTAGTTATGATTTTTTAATGCCTAGTGTTAACTTTTTTGGGCCTGGAGTTATTAAAAAAGTTGGGGAACGTGCTAAAACACTTGGCATGAAGAAGCCAATTATTGTTACCGATAAATTTTTGGAAGGGCTTGATGGCGGTGCTGTTCAGCAAGCTACAGATTCGCTGAAAAAGGCCGGCATTGATTTTGTTATTTATAACGGGGTAGAACCAAATCCTAAGGTTAGAAATATTCAGGAAGTTAAAAAACTTTATCAAGAATCCGGAGCCGATTCCTTAATTACAATCGGTGGTGGATCAGCTCACGATACCGGAAAAGGTGCTGGTATTATTTTAACAAATGGTGATGATATTACTAAATTAGCCGGAATTGAAACACTTGATAATCCATTGCCACCGTTAATTGCTGTAAATACTACGGCCGGAACAGGGTCCGAATTAACACGACATGCAGTTATTACAAATGAGGAAACACATTTAAAATTTGTTGTAGTTTCTTGGCGTAATATTCCGCTAGTTTCATTCAACGATCCAACTTTGATGTTGGACGTTCCAAAGTCGCTCACTGCAGCAACTGGAATGGATGCTTTTGTACAAGCAATTGAACCATATGTTTCGGTGGATCATAACCCAATTACAGATTCACAATGCATTGAAGCAATTAAATTAATTGAAACCTCATTGCGTGAAGCTGTTGCTAATGGTCATAACTTAGAAGCGCGTACTAAGATGGTTGAAGCGGAGATGTTAGCTGGTATGGCTTTTAATAATGCCAACCTTGGCTACGTTCACGCAATGGCACATCAATTAGGCGGACAATATGACGCACCGCACGGGGTTTGCTGTGCACTGTTACTCCCATATGTTGAGAAATTTAATTTAATTGCAGATCCACAACGTTTTGCGGATTTGGCAACGTTTATGGGTGAAAATACTGAAGGACTTTCGACGCGTGATGCGGCAGAATTGTCAATTAAGGCAATGAAGCAAATGTCTGAAGATGTTGGTATTCCACGTTCGATCAAGGAAATTGGCGCTAAACCAGAAGACTTTGAATTAATGGCTGAAAATGCGCTGAAGGATGGGAATGCATTTTCTAATCCTCGTAAGGGAACTAAAGAAGATATTATTAAGATTTTCCAAGCTGCTTATGATGCTGAATAG
- the fba gene encoding class II fructose-1,6-bisphosphate aldolase, with protein MTLINGTETFAAARKGHYAVGAFNTNNLEWTRAILAAGQETNTPVLIQSSMGAAKYMGGYKVVKTLVENEIESMNITVPVIMHLDHGNYEAAKEAIAAGYNSVMFDGHDLPFDENLEKTKEVVALAHAKGISVEAEVGSIGGEEDGIIGEGELADVEEAKTLAATGVDYLAVGIGNIHGVYPANWKGLNFDRLQEIADVVKTPLVLHGGSGIPKEQIVKAISMGISKVNVNTEQQIAWAKAVRAYFEADKDKEDKGFDPRKVLAPGTEAIKNTVKERIEWFGTPSL; from the coding sequence ATGACATTAATTAATGGTACAGAGACTTTTGCTGCTGCTCGCAAGGGTCATTACGCTGTTGGTGCTTTTAACACTAACAATCTTGAATGGACACGTGCTATCTTGGCTGCAGGTCAAGAAACAAACACACCAGTATTGATCCAATCATCAATGGGTGCTGCTAAGTACATGGGCGGCTACAAAGTTGTTAAGACCTTAGTTGAAAACGAAATCGAATCAATGAACATCACAGTTCCAGTTATCATGCATTTAGACCATGGTAACTACGAAGCAGCTAAAGAAGCAATCGCTGCTGGATACAATTCAGTTATGTTTGATGGTCATGATCTTCCATTCGACGAAAACCTTGAAAAGACTAAAGAAGTTGTTGCTTTAGCTCATGCAAAGGGAATTTCAGTTGAAGCAGAAGTTGGTTCAATTGGTGGAGAAGAAGACGGTATTATCGGTGAAGGTGAATTAGCTGACGTTGAAGAAGCTAAGACACTTGCTGCTACTGGCGTTGATTACCTTGCTGTTGGTATTGGTAACATCCATGGTGTTTACCCAGCTAACTGGAAAGGTTTGAACTTCGATCGTCTCCAAGAAATTGCTGACGTTGTTAAGACACCTCTTGTACTTCACGGTGGTTCTGGTATTCCTAAGGAACAAATCGTTAAGGCTATTTCAATGGGTATTTCAAAAGTTAACGTTAATACTGAACAACAAATTGCTTGGGCAAAAGCTGTTCGTGCATACTTCGAAGCCGACAAGGACAAAGAAGACAAGGGATTTGACCCTCGTAAAGTTCTTGCACCAGGTACAGAAGCTATCAAGAACACTGTTAAGGAACGTATCGAATGGTTCGGTACACCTTCACTATAA